From a region of the Deltaproteobacteria bacterium genome:
- a CDS encoding YncE family protein: protein MALFASASIAPVTTEARPFVYVANRDADSVSVLDPRTNTVVINVPVGSANQLAGGSDGIRMYVTEFKFAAVVGVDTRSNQVVVAFDVGAEPSGIAVTHRGDRAYVANRGDNTISFLDLAACVSTSTACASAATIAVGSEPLGVAITPADDAVYVSLQNGASVWIIDAADHHVRAKVAVGTGPRGIAFAPDGARAYVANHGSGTLSVLDTAALSVVDTITLGGGPIAVAVAPDGRIYVSNDVGTLQAIDPKSKEIVAVAIGANTDPQGLALLPDGSRVYVTNNAPDTVAVIDTARNVVASTVRVESGPRGVAVVDVPQPTATPTATATPTVTDTPTPTPTSTLGPCVGDCDHNGSVTVDELVRGVNIALGDAALDDCPAFDHDGSKVVTVDELVLAVNAALNECVGED from the coding sequence CGACCCCCGTACCAACACTGTGGTTATCAACGTGCCCGTCGGTTCGGCGAACCAGTTGGCTGGCGGCTCCGACGGAATCCGCATGTACGTGACCGAGTTCAAGTTCGCGGCGGTGGTTGGAGTGGATACGCGCAGCAACCAAGTCGTGGTTGCCTTCGACGTCGGTGCGGAACCCAGTGGCATCGCGGTCACGCATCGCGGAGATCGCGCATATGTCGCCAACCGCGGCGACAACACGATCTCATTCCTCGATCTCGCGGCCTGCGTGTCGACCTCGACGGCGTGCGCGAGCGCCGCCACGATTGCAGTCGGGTCCGAACCGTTGGGTGTCGCGATCACACCCGCCGACGACGCGGTCTACGTCAGCCTGCAGAACGGGGCGAGCGTATGGATCATTGATGCGGCCGACCACCATGTGCGCGCGAAAGTCGCGGTTGGGACGGGTCCGCGTGGCATTGCGTTTGCGCCCGACGGCGCGCGCGCGTACGTGGCGAATCATGGGAGCGGCACGCTGTCGGTGCTTGATACGGCGGCGCTCTCCGTCGTCGACACGATCACGCTCGGGGGCGGGCCCATTGCGGTCGCGGTCGCACCGGATGGTCGCATCTACGTCAGCAACGACGTTGGAACGCTCCAGGCCATCGATCCCAAGAGCAAGGAGATTGTGGCGGTCGCGATAGGTGCGAACACGGACCCACAGGGGCTCGCGCTGCTGCCGGACGGGAGCCGGGTCTACGTGACGAACAATGCGCCGGACACCGTCGCGGTGATCGACACCGCTCGAAACGTGGTGGCGTCGACGGTCCGAGTGGAGAGCGGGCCGCGCGGGGTCGCCGTCGTAGATGTGCCCCAGCCTACCGCCACACCGACCGCCACCGCGACGCCAACGGTCACCGATACGCCGACGCCGACACCGACATCGACGCTCGGGCCGTGCGTCGGCGACTGCGATCACAACGGAAGCGTGACGGTCGATGAATTGGTGCGCGGCGTGAACATCGCCCTTGGCGATGCCGCGCTGGACGATTGCCCGGCCTTCGATCACGACGGGAGCAAGGTGGTGACGGTCGACGAGCTGGTGCTGGCGGTCAACGCCGCGCTCAACGAGTGCGTCGGGGAAGACTGA